A part of Streptomyces sp. NBC_01210 genomic DNA contains:
- a CDS encoding DUF4232 domain-containing protein, with product MRNARIRTTAVAATALLAALSLTACQSDDDAKNPGASVSPTADRSKPAADPTSTPAGNGKGNGGSSSGSAAGAGKSKDKDESKDKGKDNSDPGPGPVTDACSGANTKVTVSKVTRPINHLLLTVTNTGSKACNAYHAPLLRFDDAQAVTQVMEDSRPQAVTTIAPGESAYASILLSSADGSGKDGYTAKRLTVHFAPRSGSGSTGTPVGLALPAGTYADSTTAVSYWQSSMQDALTY from the coding sequence ATGCGCAACGCCCGCATCCGCACCACCGCCGTCGCCGCCACCGCACTGCTGGCCGCCCTCTCGCTGACGGCGTGCCAGTCCGACGACGACGCAAAGAACCCGGGCGCGTCCGTGAGTCCCACCGCCGACCGGAGCAAGCCCGCGGCCGACCCCACGTCCACCCCTGCGGGCAACGGCAAGGGCAACGGCGGCAGCAGCAGCGGCTCGGCGGCCGGCGCCGGCAAGAGCAAGGACAAGGACGAGAGCAAGGACAAGGGGAAGGACAACAGTGACCCCGGCCCCGGCCCCGTCACCGACGCCTGCAGCGGCGCGAACACCAAGGTCACCGTCAGCAAGGTGACCCGCCCCATCAACCACCTGCTGCTCACCGTGACCAACACCGGCTCCAAGGCGTGCAACGCCTACCATGCACCGCTGCTCCGCTTCGACGACGCACAGGCCGTCACGCAGGTCATGGAGGACAGCCGGCCGCAGGCGGTCACCACCATCGCCCCCGGTGAGTCCGCGTACGCCTCCATCCTGCTGTCGAGCGCCGACGGCAGCGGCAAGGACGGCTACACGGCCAAGCGTCTGACCGTGCACTTCGCGCCGCGCAGCGGCTCGGGTTCGACCGGCACCCCCGTCGGACTCGCTCTGCCGGCGGGCACATACGCCGACTCCACCACCGCTGTCAGCTACTGGCAGAGCAGCATGCAGGACGCACTCACCTACTAA